The proteins below are encoded in one region of Phaseolus vulgaris cultivar G19833 chromosome 1, P. vulgaris v2.0, whole genome shotgun sequence:
- the LOC137815396 gene encoding snakin-2-like has translation MALSKLIVASLLVSLVLLNLVDAHQSVQEQTQGSLFQQIDCNQACGVRCHLSSHPNLCKRACGTCCQRCNCVPPGTSGNQEMCPCYARLTTHDGKRKCP, from the exons ATGGCTCTTTCTAAGCTCATAGTTGCTTCCCTTCTTGTCTCGCTTGTCCTGCTTAATCTCGTTGATGCTCATCAATCG GTGCAAGAACAAACGCAGGGTTCTCTTTTTCAACAGATAG ACTGTAACCAAGCGTGTGGTGTGAGATGTCATTTATCATCTCATCCAAATCTATGCAAAAGAGCTTGTGGAACTTGTTGTCAACGTTGCAACTGCGTCCCACCTGGTACTTCTGGAAACCAAGAAATGTGTCCCTGCTATGCTAGGTTAACTACTCATGATGGCAAACGCAAGTGTCCTTAG
- the LOC137815397 gene encoding gibberellin-regulated protein 11-like, whose protein sequence is MALSKFILASLVVSFLVLHLVDAHQSVQEQMQGSLFQQIDCNQACGVRCHLSSHPNLCERACGTCCQRCNCVPPGTSGNQEMCPCYARLTTHDGKRKCP, encoded by the exons ATGGCTCTTTCTAAGTTCATACTTGCTTCCCTTGTTGTCTCGTTTCTCGTGCTTCATCTTGTTGATGCTCATCAATCG GTGCAAGAACAAATGCAAGGTTCTCTTTTTCAGCAGATAG ACTGTAACCAAGCATGTGGTGTGAGGTGTCATTTATCATCTCATCCAAATCTATGCGAAAGAGCTTGTGGAACTTGTTGTCAACGCTGCAACTGCGTCCCACCTGGTACTTCTGGAAACCAAGAAATGTGTCCCTGCTATGCTAGGTTAACTACTCATGATGGCAAACGCAAGTGTCCTTAG
- the LOC137815398 gene encoding gibberellin-regulated protein 11-like: MALSKLILASLLALLLLLHLVDAHQSVQEQMQGSLLQQIDCNQACGVRCSLSSHPNLCERACGTCCQRCNCVPPGTSGHQGMCPCYARLTTHDGKRKCP, translated from the exons ATGGCTCTTTCTAAGCTCATACTTGCTTCCCTTCTTGCCTTGCTTCTCCTGCTTCATCTCGTTGATGCTCATCAATCG GTGCAAGAACAAATGCAGGGTTCTCTTCTTCAGCAGATAG ACTGTAATCAAGCATGTGGTGTGAGGTGTAGTTTATCATCTCATCCAAATCTCTGCGAAAGAGCTTGTGGAACTTGTTGTCAACGCTGCAACTGCGTCCCACCCGGTACTTCTGGACACCAAGGAATGTGTCCATGTTATGCTAGGTTAACTACTCATGATGGCAAACGCAAATGCCCTTAG
- the LOC137816336 gene encoding gibberellin-regulated protein 11-like, producing the protein MAIFKALLASILISQVIVILVESDSMVIKNMVEGPSPNPSPSPPTINCDGECSRRCELSSRPNLCKRACGTCCERCNCVPSGTNGHYEECPCYANMTTHGGRHKCP; encoded by the exons ATGGCCATTTTCAAAGCTCTCTTAGCTTCAATCCTCATTTCTCAAGTCATTGTGATTCTTGTAGAATCAGATTCAATG GTAATCAAGAACATGGTAGAGGGACCAAGTCCTAACCCTTCTCCTTCACCTCCAACCATAA ATTGTGATGGTGAATGCAGTAGAAGGTGTGAATTATCATCAAGACCAAATCTATGCAAGAGGGCATGTGGAACATGTTGTGAAAGGTGCAATTGTGTGCCTTCGGGTACTAATGGTCACTATGAAGAGTGTCCATGCTATGCAAATATGACTACTCATGGAGGAAGACACAAATGTCCTTAA
- the LOC137816334 gene encoding uncharacterized protein isoform X2 has product MDKTRNVRRGSSVFSNTNKRRHKRKHKHNLLAVFSRGDLRFSENLKKEKVRSLSAVGTASSSLQMSCHVAQQQQTRDPSPTLIATTKRFKLHKNFFNDCNGVSVPRKLRSATKKRGRESMLLDSEKVKNKVDGMEYLKKDSVKKSKKQGMRRQWTPREVVSGPITKDEEEVAETLYALAGMFPDNDSNQNSKESLPDNSSVLQNLEDNASAALALEATIQGASPCCHESSTGEASKKSCLNEDLGQEQPDSTTILMPSHGTSRAVNSQTMPSVIVKSENGNKVALHGSELSLAMGLNMPRQSRISQVERKPVVEFEARDVECKQQHMMKEQKGNEGLALWPDLSLLAPTGQAYLQSSAIKAPDCLEAAIRGSRLDLMETSACSSSGRVFIPKRSWKKCAAHVHISHIIQSLEKMPKRHVIKETKLFDCHQPRAHEGSKRGVLLEAHSLNGMKNGTTFTVRNPNESKNIILQQQCHYREISQSASTPVVYGPQKQNFNFLSLSAGNNGLKVHNNNNCNKIGSRLEPLSKLQVPYFQSLAQQHGVVMPIPVAQSQYASTSFLDQLSVAGPQVRLQQPHYFGNPLCGTNYSSTLSHKQDHRSFWGLQQAEQSRSTVNFSIMRTQFPSWQSGRHDSNAMSPCSQAIHPCPSASQDMLVPKVSSIPGQQKPLLAPFQDKWTRPSSSPFIM; this is encoded by the exons ATGGACAAAACGCGAAACGTGAGGCGTGGAAGCAGTGTGTTCTCAAACACGAACAAGAGACGACACAAACGCAAGCACAAACACAACCTCCTCGCTG TTTTCAGCCGTGGGGACCTTCGATTCTCGGAGAATTTGAAGAAGGAAAAGGTGAGAAGCTTGAGTGCGGTCGGAACGGCGTCGTCGAGCTTGCAAATGAGTTGCCATGTCGCTCAACAGCAACAAACACGTGACCCTTCTCCCACTCTCATTGCCACCACCAAGAGATTCAAGCTTCATAAGAAT TTTTTTAATGACTGCAACGGTGTCTCTGTTCCACGGAAGCTACGTTCAG CCACGAAGAAACGGGGTCGCGAATCCATGTTACTTGATTCAGAAAAGGTGAAGAATAAGGTGGATGGAATGGAATATCTCAAAAAGGATAGTGTAAAGAAGTCCAAA AAACAAGGAATGAGACGACAATGGACCCCAAGAGAAGTTGTTTCTGGGCCCATCACAaaagatgaggaagaggttgcTGAGACTCTCTATGCTTTGGCTGGAATGTTCCCTGACAATGACTCCAATCAAAATAGTAAGGAATCTTTGCCAGACAACTCATCAGTTTTGCAAAACTTGGAGGATAATGCTAGTGCTGCTCTTGCTCTTGAAg CAACTATTCAGGGTGCAAGTCCTTGTTGTCATGAAAGTTCAACTGGAGAAGCttcaaaaaaaagttgtttgaatgaAGATCTTGGTCAAGAACAGCCTGACAGTACCACGATCTTGATGCCATCTCATGGCACTTCTCGAGCAGTAAATTCCCAGACCATGCCTAGTGTGATTGTTAAAAGTGAAAATGGCAACAAAGTTGCATTGCACGGCTCTGAGTTAAGCTTAGCAATGGG ATTAAATATGCCCAGACAATCAAGGATTTCTCAGGTTGAGAGAAAGCCAGTCGTGGAATTTGAG GCCAGAGACGTTGAATGCAAGCAACAACATATGATGAAGGAACAAAAAGGAAATG AGGGCCTTGCACTGTGGCCAGACTTGTCTCTATTGGCACCAACTGGCCAGGCTTATCTTCA GTCTTCTGCTATTAAAGCTCCTGACTGTCTGGAAGCTGCAATCCGTGGCTCCAGACTGGATCTGATGGAAACTTCAGCTTGTTCGTCTAGTGGGAGG GTTTTTATTCCTAAGAGATCGTGGAAGAAATGTGCAGCTCATGTTCACATCAGTCATATAATCCAGAGTTTAGAGAAGATGCCAAAAAGACAtgttataaaagaaactaagcTTTTTGACTGTCATCAACCGAGAGCACATGAAGGATCAAAGCGTGGAGTTCTTTTAGAAGCGCACAGCTTAAACGGAATGAAAAACGGAACTACTTTTACTGTGAGGAATCCTAATGAAAGTAAGAATATTATTCTCCAGCAGCAATGTCATTATCGAGAGATATCACAGTCTGCTTCAACACCTGTGGTGTATGGCCCTCAAAAGCAA AATTTCAATTTCTTGTCCCTGTCAGCAGGAAATAATGGGTTAAAGgtccataataataataattgtaacaAAATTGGAAGCAGGTTGGAACCATTATCAAAATTGCAAGTGCCTTATTTTCAGTCACTAGCACAGCAGCATGGGGTGGTCATGCCGATTCCTGTGGCTCAGAGTCAGTATGCCTCCACTTCTTTCCTTGATCAGCTTTCTGTGGCAGGACCACAG GTTCGGTTGCAGCAACCTCATTATTTTGGTAACCCGTTATGTGGGACTAATTATAGTTCAACGCTCTCACATAAACAAGATCACCGAAGCTTTTGGGGGTTGCAACAAGCAGAGCAAAGTAGGTCCACAGTAAATTTCAGTATAATGAGGACCCAATTTCCTAGTTGGCAAAGTGGAAGGCATGACTCTAATGCTATGAGTCCGTGTTCCCAAGCCATTCATCCCTGTCCCTCTGCATCACAAGATATGTTGGTACCTAAGGTTTCTTCAATCCCTGGGCAACAGAAGCCGCTCCTTGCACCCTTCCAAGACAAATGGACCAGACCTTCTTCATCTCCCTTCATTATGTGA
- the LOC137816334 gene encoding uncharacterized protein isoform X1, which translates to MDKTRNVRRGSSVFSNTNKRRHKRKHKHNLLAVFSRGDLRFSENLKKEKVRSLSAVGTASSSLQMSCHVAQQQQTRDPSPTLIATTKRFKLHKNFFNDCNGVSVPRKLRSATKKRGRESMLLDSEKVKNKVDGMEYLKKDSVKKSKVSVKQGMRRQWTPREVVSGPITKDEEEVAETLYALAGMFPDNDSNQNSKESLPDNSSVLQNLEDNASAALALEATIQGASPCCHESSTGEASKKSCLNEDLGQEQPDSTTILMPSHGTSRAVNSQTMPSVIVKSENGNKVALHGSELSLAMGLNMPRQSRISQVERKPVVEFEARDVECKQQHMMKEQKGNEGLALWPDLSLLAPTGQAYLQSSAIKAPDCLEAAIRGSRLDLMETSACSSSGRVFIPKRSWKKCAAHVHISHIIQSLEKMPKRHVIKETKLFDCHQPRAHEGSKRGVLLEAHSLNGMKNGTTFTVRNPNESKNIILQQQCHYREISQSASTPVVYGPQKQNFNFLSLSAGNNGLKVHNNNNCNKIGSRLEPLSKLQVPYFQSLAQQHGVVMPIPVAQSQYASTSFLDQLSVAGPQVRLQQPHYFGNPLCGTNYSSTLSHKQDHRSFWGLQQAEQSRSTVNFSIMRTQFPSWQSGRHDSNAMSPCSQAIHPCPSASQDMLVPKVSSIPGQQKPLLAPFQDKWTRPSSSPFIM; encoded by the exons ATGGACAAAACGCGAAACGTGAGGCGTGGAAGCAGTGTGTTCTCAAACACGAACAAGAGACGACACAAACGCAAGCACAAACACAACCTCCTCGCTG TTTTCAGCCGTGGGGACCTTCGATTCTCGGAGAATTTGAAGAAGGAAAAGGTGAGAAGCTTGAGTGCGGTCGGAACGGCGTCGTCGAGCTTGCAAATGAGTTGCCATGTCGCTCAACAGCAACAAACACGTGACCCTTCTCCCACTCTCATTGCCACCACCAAGAGATTCAAGCTTCATAAGAAT TTTTTTAATGACTGCAACGGTGTCTCTGTTCCACGGAAGCTACGTTCAG CCACGAAGAAACGGGGTCGCGAATCCATGTTACTTGATTCAGAAAAGGTGAAGAATAAGGTGGATGGAATGGAATATCTCAAAAAGGATAGTGTAAAGAAGTCCAAAGTGAGTGTT AAACAAGGAATGAGACGACAATGGACCCCAAGAGAAGTTGTTTCTGGGCCCATCACAaaagatgaggaagaggttgcTGAGACTCTCTATGCTTTGGCTGGAATGTTCCCTGACAATGACTCCAATCAAAATAGTAAGGAATCTTTGCCAGACAACTCATCAGTTTTGCAAAACTTGGAGGATAATGCTAGTGCTGCTCTTGCTCTTGAAg CAACTATTCAGGGTGCAAGTCCTTGTTGTCATGAAAGTTCAACTGGAGAAGCttcaaaaaaaagttgtttgaatgaAGATCTTGGTCAAGAACAGCCTGACAGTACCACGATCTTGATGCCATCTCATGGCACTTCTCGAGCAGTAAATTCCCAGACCATGCCTAGTGTGATTGTTAAAAGTGAAAATGGCAACAAAGTTGCATTGCACGGCTCTGAGTTAAGCTTAGCAATGGG ATTAAATATGCCCAGACAATCAAGGATTTCTCAGGTTGAGAGAAAGCCAGTCGTGGAATTTGAG GCCAGAGACGTTGAATGCAAGCAACAACATATGATGAAGGAACAAAAAGGAAATG AGGGCCTTGCACTGTGGCCAGACTTGTCTCTATTGGCACCAACTGGCCAGGCTTATCTTCA GTCTTCTGCTATTAAAGCTCCTGACTGTCTGGAAGCTGCAATCCGTGGCTCCAGACTGGATCTGATGGAAACTTCAGCTTGTTCGTCTAGTGGGAGG GTTTTTATTCCTAAGAGATCGTGGAAGAAATGTGCAGCTCATGTTCACATCAGTCATATAATCCAGAGTTTAGAGAAGATGCCAAAAAGACAtgttataaaagaaactaagcTTTTTGACTGTCATCAACCGAGAGCACATGAAGGATCAAAGCGTGGAGTTCTTTTAGAAGCGCACAGCTTAAACGGAATGAAAAACGGAACTACTTTTACTGTGAGGAATCCTAATGAAAGTAAGAATATTATTCTCCAGCAGCAATGTCATTATCGAGAGATATCACAGTCTGCTTCAACACCTGTGGTGTATGGCCCTCAAAAGCAA AATTTCAATTTCTTGTCCCTGTCAGCAGGAAATAATGGGTTAAAGgtccataataataataattgtaacaAAATTGGAAGCAGGTTGGAACCATTATCAAAATTGCAAGTGCCTTATTTTCAGTCACTAGCACAGCAGCATGGGGTGGTCATGCCGATTCCTGTGGCTCAGAGTCAGTATGCCTCCACTTCTTTCCTTGATCAGCTTTCTGTGGCAGGACCACAG GTTCGGTTGCAGCAACCTCATTATTTTGGTAACCCGTTATGTGGGACTAATTATAGTTCAACGCTCTCACATAAACAAGATCACCGAAGCTTTTGGGGGTTGCAACAAGCAGAGCAAAGTAGGTCCACAGTAAATTTCAGTATAATGAGGACCCAATTTCCTAGTTGGCAAAGTGGAAGGCATGACTCTAATGCTATGAGTCCGTGTTCCCAAGCCATTCATCCCTGTCCCTCTGCATCACAAGATATGTTGGTACCTAAGGTTTCTTCAATCCCTGGGCAACAGAAGCCGCTCCTTGCACCCTTCCAAGACAAATGGACCAGACCTTCTTCATCTCCCTTCATTATGTGA
- the LOC137816335 gene encoding AP-2 complex subunit sigma: MIRFILLQNRQGKTRLAKYYVPLEDSEKHKVEYEVHRLVVNRDPKYTNFVEFRTHKIIYRRYAGLFFSLCVDITDNELAYLECIHLFVEILDHFFSNVCELDLVFNFHKVYLILDEFILAGELQETSKKAIIERMGELEKLE; encoded by the exons ATG ATCCGATTCATTCTGTTGCAGAACAGACAGGGCAAGACTCGTCTTGCCAAATACTACGTTCCTCTTGAGGATTCCGAGAAGCACAAGGTCGAATACGAG GTTCATCGACTCGTCGTAAACAGAGACCCTAAGTACACCAATTTCGTCGAG TTTCGTACGCACAAGATAATATACAGGCGATACGCTGGCTTATTTTTCTCACTCTGTGTTGATATCACTGATAATGAATTGGCATACTTAGAGTGCATTCATTTGTTTGTGGAAATACTGGATCACTTCTTCAGCAATGTGTGTGAGCTTGATTTGGTTTTTAACTTCCATAAG GTCTATCTTATACTTGATGAATTCATTCTAGCGGGTGAACTGCAAGAAACAAGCAAGAAG GCTATCATTGAGAGAATGGGGGAATTAGAAAAACTGGAGTGA
- the LOC137816337 gene encoding hexokinase-2, chloroplastic, producing MMSVTVAAATSSAAGSYLPRTPRRSFIVALRSDVSVTPTRILTKLKHECATPLPLLQQVAKAMSDDMRAGLGLGLGPEPGLPMIPTYVENLPTGNEKGLFYALDLGGTNFRVLRVQLGGKDERVIHTEFDQVSIPQHLMSSTSQELFDFIASGVAKFASKEDARFHISPGRKREIGFAFSFPVKQTSIDSGILIKWTKGFAVSGTAGRDVVACLNEAMERQGIDMRVSALVNDAVGTLAGAEYWDNDVVAAVILGTGTNACYVEQISVIPKLQGHASSSGKMIISTEWGAFSNSLPSTEFDREMDAATINPGEQIFEKTISGLYLGEIVRRVLLKMTKEEGLFGKSVPQKLSTPFILGTPDLCAMQQDFSGDLHAAGSLLYDILGVESNLSERKTVLEVCETIVKRGGRLAGAGIVGILQKMEEDQRGLIFGNGKRSVVAIDGGLYEKYPQYRAYLQDSVKELLGTENSNNVVIEHTKDGSGIGSALLAASNSIYKQDL from the exons ATGATGTCTGTTACAGTCGCTGCCGCCACTTCCTCCGCCGCAGGCTCCTATCTTCCACGGACGCCACGGCGGAGTTTCATTGTGGCTCTCCGATCTGACGTGTCAGTTACCCCAACGAGAATATTGACGAAACTGAAACACGAGTGTGCCACTCCTCTGCCCCTTCTTCAGCAAGTGGCCAAAGCCATGTCTGATGATATGCGAgctgggcttgggcttgggcttgggcccgaGCCCGGGCTTCCCATGATACCCACCTATGTTGAAAATCTTCCCACTGG GAATGAGAAAGGGTTGTTTTATGCGTTGGATCTTGGTGGAACCAACTTCCGTGTGCTGAGGGTGCAGTTGGGTGGGAAAGATGAGCGTGTCATCCACACGGAGTTTGATCAAGTTTCTATACCACAACACCTCATGTCTTCTACATCTCAG GAGCTGTTTGATTTCATTGCTTCGGGGGTTGCAAAATTTGCGTCGAAGGAGGATGCTAGATTTCATATATCACCGGGAAGAAAGAGAGAGATTGGGTTCGCGTTTTCATTTCCTGTCAAGCAGACATCTATTGATTCTGGCATACTAATCAAGTGGACAAAGGGTTTTGCAGTCTCTGGAACA GCAGGAAGAGATGTGGTTGCTTGTCTGAATGAGGCAATGGAAAGACAAGGAATAGATATGCGAGTTTCTGCTCTG GTGAATGATGCTGTGGGAACATTAGCTGGAGCAGAATACTGGGACAATGATGTTGTGGCTGCTGTCATTTTGGGTACTGGAACCAACGCTTGCTATGTTGAGCAGATCAGTGTCATTCCTAAGTTACAGGGTCATGCCTCTTCTTCTGGCAAAATG ATCATTAGCACTGAGTGGGGAGCTTTCTCAAACAGTCTTCCTTCAACCGAGTTTGACAGGGAAATGGATGCAGCTACCATCAATCCAGGTGAGCAG ATCTTTGAAAAGACAATCTCAGGACTGTATCTAGGCGAAATTGTTAGACGAGTGCTACTCAAAATGACTAAAGAGGAGGGTTTGTTTGGCAAATCTGTCCCACAAAAACTATCTACACCATTCATACTCGg GACCCCAGATCTGTGTGCCATGCAGCAAGACTTTTCTGGCGATTTACATGCAGCTGGGTCCCTCCTCTATGATATACTAGGG GTTGAATCCAATTTAAGTGaaagaaaaacagttttagaggTTTGTGAGACTATTGTAAAGAGAGGTGGGAGGTTAGCTGGTGCAGGAATTGTGGGGATTCTACAGAAAATGGAAGAGGATCAGAGAGGTCTCATCTTTGGCAATGGGAAGAGAAGTGTTGTTGCCATAGATGGTGGCTTATACGAAAAGTATCCTCAATACAGGGCTTATTTGCAAGATTCAGTGAAAGAGCTGCTAGGGACAGAAAACTCAAACAATGTGGTGATAGAACATACAAAAGATGGTTCTGGCATAGGCTCTGCTCTGTTGGCTGCTTCAAACTCCATCTACAAACAAGATTTATAG
- the LOC137816338 gene encoding uncharacterized protein encodes MALLTSLPEHSTTPKRHKRKPQQQQHQKQKQKQKQKPPSSWDQIKNLLTCKQMEGSRVHDPSKGYSRIGSSCSSICSFRDVVHGNTRVVHRSDNSSPESSSLGQETGLLTRKPVTASTRSTAAKSNAGTTYTSSSSRGMQFRKLSGCYECHMIIDPSRLPVARSTVCACSHCGEVFPKMESLELHQAVRHAVSELEPEDSGRNIVEIIFKSSWLKKDNPICKIERILKVHNTQRTIQRFEECRDTVKNRALSSTKKNPRCAADGNELLRFHCTTLTCALGARGSSSLCASVPGCGVCTIIRHGFQGGGGGDHAKVKGVGTTASSGRAHDSVVCGDGTRRAMLVCRVIAGRVKRVAEDTPPSEEEHVSVASYDSVAGYAGIYSNLEELVVFNPKAILPCFVVIYKVPSC; translated from the exons ATGGCTCTCTTAACTTCCTTGCCTGAACACTCCACCACCCCCAAACGCCACAAACGAAAACCACAGCAGCAGCAACACCAGAAGCAGAAGCAGAAGCAGAAACAGAAACCACCCTCTTCATGGGATCAAATCAAGAACCTCTTAACCTGCAAACAGATGGAAGGTTCGAGGGTTCACGACCCTTCAAAAGGGTACTCGAGAATAGGGTCTTCTTGCAGCTCCATATGCAGCTTCAGAGACGTTGTTCATGGGAACACACGTGTGGTGCATAGGTCTGATAACTCTTCACCAGAGAGTAGTTCTCTGGGTCAGGAAACTGGTTTACTCACCAGAAAACCGGTAACCGCTTCTACACGCTCCACCGCCGCCAAATCAAACGCCGGAACAACCTACACGTCATCGTCTTCCAGGGGGATGCAATTCAGAAAGCTTTCTGGCTGTTATGAATGTCACATGATCATTGACCCCAGCAG GTTACCGGTTGCAAGGAGCACTGTGTGTGCTTGCTCTCACTGTGGTGAAGTCTTCCCTAAAATGGAGAGTTTGGAGCTTCATCAAGCTGTTCGTCATGCCG TTTCGGAGCTGGAACCGGAGGATTCGGGTAGGAACATAGTGGAAATAATATTCAAATCGAGCTGGTTGAAGAAGGATAATCCGATATGCAAGATCGAACGGATACTGAAAGTGCACAATACCCAACGCACCATCCAACGGTTCGAGGAGTGCAGGGACACGGTAAAGAACCGTGCGCTGAGCAGCACCAAGAAAAACCCCAGGTGCGCAGCCGACGGCAACGAACTCTTGCGGTTCCACTGCACCACCTTAACGTGCGCACTGGGCGCACGTGGGTCATCCTCGCTGTGCGCCTCCGTACCCGGCTGCGGTGTCTGCACAATCATCAGGCACGGTTTCCAAGGTGGCGGCGGAGGGGACCACGCGAAGGTCAAGGGCGTGGGAACCACCGCCAGCAGCGGTAGGGCACACGACTCCGTCGTGTGCGGCGACGGCACGCGGAGGGCCATGCTGGTGTGCAGGGTGATCGCGGGGCGCGTGAAGCGCGTGGCGGAGGACACGCCGCCGTCGGAGGAGGAGCACGTGTCGGTTGCGTCCTATGATTCCGTAGCCGGGTACGCTGGAATCTACTCGAATCTCGAGGAGTTGGTTGTTTTCAATCCAAAGGCTATTCTTCCTTGTTTCGTGGTAATTTATAAAGTGCCTTCGTGTtag